From a region of the Syngnathus typhle isolate RoL2023-S1 ecotype Sweden linkage group LG12, RoL_Styp_1.0, whole genome shotgun sequence genome:
- the LOC133163884 gene encoding uncharacterized protein LOC133163884, with protein MRIQSAFYGRRSSNVCSAQRGSDAKCTVEGALLHYRKECDNCHQCLVKPMKEDPCPEVSKYLQMVYTCETDECFDSLGNTQGSLKKLKLRASSSLSGFGPDKACLNGKSCWKPLKPMDSWIEVDLGEMKKVTGMEIQMCPWASSRHWSRFKMTHSLDGQDWTGHSQMLSPGATQTLMEPMLAQFIRILPLDHKWIVGLRFDVLGCALDNVISCDEQFVNVALDKLPTTVFCPPGCAKLDHQVYGTWGYKEESHICAAAIHAGVIADKTGGKCTLLKAPPQKSFQASEQNGILSKQLNQEGPLAFTFADGEMRCLGPEWEEFAGFCYKIFEDKKTWAEAQHACGTFGAQLVSVGSLVEQEWLKTTLYFDDSDTWTGLNDLAVPGMFVWSDRRPVTLTFWAAGEPNNELPLDDNCVAAAFQTGRWMRMLCTQLNRFVCKMPKAHYTIAAGEPETESGDSKALSMVSTGTCKDLVLEMMKGLQVGSTITIKGLGNDKTKSFQASLLNADNQTILQLKLDAETQTVMLSSQLDSDPDQQLNQLHVARIPLQRGVDFKIVISCAQHVFRVLAGGHRLHYAYQGHLRLADITLLRLHGDVSLKVVRLAAAPPT; from the exons ATGCGCATCCAGTCGGCCTTCTACGGACGGAGGAGCAGCAACGTCTGCTCGGCCCAACGCGGCTCAGACG CCAAATGTACGGTGGAAGGTGCCCTCCTTCACTACAGGAAAGAGTGCGACAACTGCCACCAGTGCCTCGTCAAGCCCATGAAGGAGGACCCCTGCCCCGAGGTCTCCAAATACCTCCAGATGGTCTACACCTGCGAAACGGACG AGTGTTTTGACAGTTTAGGCAACACCCAAGGCAGCCTGAAAAAGTTGAAGCTGAGAGCCTCCTCCTCATTGAGCGGCTTCGGCCCCGACAAGGCTTGCCTCAATGGGAAAAGCTGCTGGAAACCGTTGAAGC cTATGGACAGCTGGATCGAGGTGGACTTAGGCGAGATGAAAAAAGTGACCGGGATGGAGATCCAGATGTGTCCTTGGGCCTCCTCCAGGCACTGGTCCAGGTTTAAGATGACCCATAGTTTGGACGGACAGGACTGGACCGGCCACTCCCAGATG CTTTCCCCCGGAGCGACTCAGACCCTGATGGAGCCCATGCTAGCCCAGTTCATCCGCATCCTGCCACTGGATCACAAATGGATCGTCGGCCTCCGCTTTGACGTCTTGGGATGCGCGCTTGACA ATGTGATCAGCTGCGACGAGCAGTTCGTCAACGTCGCCTTGGACAAGCTGCCCACTAC GGTCTTCTGTCCGCCGGGTTGCGCCAAGTTGGACCACCAAGTCTACGGCACGTGGGGGTACAAAGAG GAGTCTCACATCTGCGCCGCCGCCATCCACGCCGGCGTCATCGCTGACAAGACTGGAGGAAAGTGCACCTTGCTGAAAGCGCCGCCGCAGAAGAGCTTCCAAGCATCCGAACAGAACGGAATCCTCTCCAAACA ATTGAACCAAGAGGGGCCTTTGGCTTTCACGTTTGCCGACGGAG AGATGAGATGCTTGGGACCtgagtgggaggagtttgccggCTTCTGCTACAAGATTTTTGAGGACAAGAAGACCTGGGCCGAGGCTCAGCACGCCTGCGGGACTTTTGGCGCCCAGCTGGTGTCCGTGGGTTCCCTAGTGGAGCAGGAGTGGCTGAAGACGACTTTGTACTTTG ATGACAGCGACACGTGGACCGGACTCAATGACCTGGCTGTTCCCGGCATGTTCGTGTGGTCAGACCGCCGCCCTGTGACCTTGACCTTCTGGGCTGCCGGAGAGCCCAACAACGAGCTCCCCTTGGACGACAACTGCGTGGCGGCGGCTTTCCAG ACGGGACGCTGGATGCGGATGTTGTGCACGCAGCTCAATCGCTTCGTGTGCAAGATGCCCAAAGCGCATTACACCATCGCCGCTGGAGAGCCCGAGACGGAAAGCGGCGATTCCAAGGCCTTGTCCATGGTGTCGACTGGAACT TGCAAAGACCTTGTCCTGGAAATGATGAAAGGTCTTCAGGTGGGAAGTACCATCACCATCAAAGGGCTGGGCAACGACAAGACCAAGAG CTTCCAAGCCAGCTTGCTCAACGCCGACAACCAAACCATCCTGCAGCTCAAGCTGGACGCCGAGACCCAAACCGTCATGCTGAGCTCCCAACTGGACAGCGACCCGGACCAGCAGCTAAACCAGCTGCATGTTGCCCGTATCCCCCTGCAACGTGGCGTGGACTTCAAG ATCGTCATCAGCTGCGCCCAGCACGTCTTCCGCGTTTTGGCCGGGGGCCACCGGCTGCACTACGCCTACCAGGGCCACCTCCGACTGGCAGACATCACGCTGCTGCGACTGCATGGCGACGTGTCGCTGAAGGTCGTCCGCCTGGCGGCGGCGCCGCCCACCTAA